In [Leptolyngbya] sp. PCC 7376, a genomic segment contains:
- a CDS encoding DUF1997 domain-containing protein: MQVRFNAIELVQLDAPQLSPSIAEYLQQVDRIVGVIANPELTDKLGEDLFRLRMQPIGFLDLYKFQPIVTLKIWCDRQNILHIESVDCHLKGLELFMESFELNVTGILASQIDLEGNPQLSGKADLQVGLKLPPPLWLTPKSLLQSTGDRLLSEVLQRIKQQLLKQLIQDYVEWTAIAP; encoded by the coding sequence ATGCAAGTCCGGTTTAATGCAATAGAGCTTGTGCAGTTGGATGCGCCGCAGTTGTCTCCTTCAATTGCTGAGTATTTGCAGCAGGTGGATCGGATTGTTGGAGTCATTGCGAATCCGGAACTGACAGACAAATTAGGGGAGGATCTGTTTCGTCTACGTATGCAACCGATTGGCTTTTTGGATTTATATAAATTTCAACCGATTGTGACGTTGAAAATTTGGTGCGATCGTCAGAATATTTTGCATATCGAGAGTGTGGATTGTCATCTGAAAGGTTTAGAGCTTTTTATGGAGAGTTTTGAGCTGAATGTGACGGGGATTTTGGCCAGCCAAATTGACCTGGAGGGAAATCCTCAATTGAGTGGTAAAGCAGATTTACAGGTTGGGTTAAAGTTGCCACCACCGCTTTGGTTAACGCCTAAATCTCTGTTGCAATCTACGGGCGATCGCCTACTGAGCGAAGTTTTGCAGCGCATCAAACAACAACTCCTCAAGCAATTAATCCAAGATTATGTCGAGTGGACGGCGATCGCTCCATAG
- the psaC gene encoding photosystem I iron-sulfur center protein PsaC translates to MSHSVKIYDTCIGCTQCVRACPLDVLEMVPWDGCKAGQIASSPRTEDCVGCKRCETACPTDFLSIRVYLGAETTRSMGLAY, encoded by the coding sequence ATGTCTCATAGCGTTAAAATTTACGACACTTGTATCGGTTGCACTCAGTGTGTCCGTGCCTGTCCTCTTGATGTCCTAGAGATGGTTCCCTGGGATGGCTGCAAAGCTGGTCAGATCGCGTCTTCTCCTCGCACAGAAGATTGCGTTGGTTGTAAGCGGTGTGAAACTGCTTGTCCTACTGACTTCCTCAGTATCCGAGTTTACCTTGGTGCAGAGACTACTCGCAGCATGGGTCTTGCTTACTAA
- a CDS encoding diguanylate cyclase, whose translation MRDPIQLPASTKLAQAMQVMADANNLCDVENQSKAQIHSNKSSCILVMEGDRLSGIVTERDLIKLLLHERDWETMTLGAVMSSPVVTMDLSKEELTPVKISQVLQKHRVRHLPILDAQGHIYGIITHRLLRHLIEAAHLLRFRFVNEVMVRIIVSAEKDDTLWDLVQLMVEHKIGSVVITEHHSQQKNALRAVGLVTEQDVLQFRSLGLELHQIKAEDVMAVSPQLIQATDSLVHARQIMQETRSDRLIVVGDKGEMVGLLTQSSLLEAMNQNEMFKLVDFLEQQIEERTNQLDQINKQLRQEIQERRRAEKRIQRLTLIDELTGLYNRRGFFLMAEQELKLTEQRRLSFSVFFIDIDNLKDINDNFGHEMGDQIIIDTAQHLKACFRKADVISRLGGDEFTCFTLANQEEAALIIQRLENAITQFNQRQKRPYNLSLSIGHVSYDEYCDVTLRELLKQADKKMYAQKILKKASIDHLD comes from the coding sequence GTGAGAGACCCAATTCAATTACCAGCCTCGACTAAACTTGCCCAAGCGATGCAGGTAATGGCAGATGCAAATAATTTATGTGATGTGGAGAATCAGTCGAAAGCCCAAATTCATAGTAATAAATCCAGTTGTATTTTAGTCATGGAGGGCGATCGCCTCAGTGGTATCGTCACAGAACGAGATTTAATAAAGTTGCTACTCCACGAAAGAGATTGGGAAACAATGACATTAGGGGCAGTCATGAGTTCTCCTGTGGTGACGATGGACTTAAGTAAGGAAGAACTTACCCCTGTAAAAATTTCACAAGTTTTGCAAAAGCATCGGGTTAGACATCTACCCATTCTTGATGCTCAAGGACATATTTATGGCATTATCACCCATCGTTTATTGCGCCATTTGATTGAGGCTGCTCATTTATTACGGTTCCGTTTTGTTAATGAGGTGATGGTCAGAATAATCGTCTCGGCAGAGAAGGATGATACTCTCTGGGATTTAGTGCAGCTAATGGTAGAGCATAAGATTGGTTCTGTCGTCATTACGGAACACCACTCACAACAGAAGAATGCGCTGCGTGCCGTTGGTTTAGTCACGGAACAGGATGTTTTGCAATTTCGATCTCTCGGTTTAGAGCTCCATCAGATTAAAGCGGAGGATGTCATGGCTGTTTCACCGCAATTGATTCAGGCGACAGATTCCCTAGTGCATGCAAGACAGATTATGCAAGAAACCCGCAGTGATCGCCTCATTGTGGTTGGTGACAAAGGTGAAATGGTGGGGCTACTGACCCAATCTAGTCTCCTTGAGGCGATGAACCAAAATGAAATGTTTAAACTCGTAGATTTTTTGGAGCAGCAGATCGAGGAACGCACCAACCAACTTGATCAAATAAACAAACAACTACGTCAGGAAATACAAGAGCGGCGTAGGGCAGAGAAGCGGATCCAGCGACTAACACTGATTGATGAGCTGACCGGTCTTTATAATCGGCGTGGCTTTTTTCTGATGGCAGAGCAGGAGCTAAAACTGACGGAACAACGGAGATTGTCTTTCTCTGTCTTTTTTATCGATATCGATAACTTAAAGGATATCAACGATAATTTTGGTCACGAGATGGGAGATCAAATCATTATCGATACGGCGCAGCATCTCAAAGCTTGCTTCCGTAAAGCTGATGTTATTTCACGTTTGGGTGGAGATGAATTTACCTGTTTTACCTTAGCGAATCAAGAGGAAGCAGCTTTAATCATTCAGCGACTAGAGAACGCGATCACCCAATTCAACCAACGCCAGAAACGCCCTTATAATCTATCTTTAAGCATTGGTCATGTTAGCTATGACGAATATTGTGATGTGACTCTTCGCGAATTATTAAAACAAGCTGACAAAAAAATGTATGCTCAGAAAATCCTGAAAAAAGCATCGATCGATCATTTAGATTAA